The Streptomyces sp. GSL17-111 region GCCGACACCCCTCACAGCTCCCAACAGTTCATACTTTCCTGAATTCAGGACAACGCGTACTGTCCTGCATGTGCTGACTGTTGCCTCCGACATCGAGGTGCTGGCCCGGTTCGGCCGCGCGCTCGCCGACCCGATCCGCTGCCGCATCCTGCTCGCCCTGCGCGAAGCCCCTGCCTACCCGGCCGACCTCGCCGACGCGCTCGACGTCTCGCGGAGCCGGTTGTCGAACCACCTGGCGTGCCTGCGCGACTGCGGCCTGGTCGTCACCGTTCCGGACGGGCGCCGCACCCGCTACGAGCTCGCGGACGTACGTCTCGGCCACGCGCTGGACGACCTGCGCGCCGCCGTGGTGGCCGTCGAGACCGACCGGACGTGCACCGACGCCGAGGCGAAGGGCTGCTGCTGACCATGATCGCTGAGACAGCGATATCCCTCGGTCCCTCGCCGAGCCGCCGCGAGGCACTCACCAGGCGGATACGGCTGCTGGTCGCCGCGACCCTCACCTACAACGTGGTCGAGGCGGTCGTCGCGATCACCGCCGGCACGATCGCCTCCTCCACCGCACTGATCGGCTTCGGACTCGACTCGATCATCGAGGTCTCCTCCGCCGCCGCGGTCGCCTGGCAGTTCTCCGCCCGCGACCACGCCGTCCGCGAGGCGCGCGAGCAGCGCGCCCTGCGGATCATCGCGGTGTCGTTCTTCGCGCTCGCCGCGTACGTCACCGTCGCCGCCGTCCGCGCACTGGCCGGCACCGAGGAGGCGGAACGGTCGGTCCTCGGCATCGTCATCGCGGCCCTGTCGCTCGCGATCATGCCGTTCCTGTCCGCGGCGCAGCGCAGGGCAGGCCGCGAACTCGGCTCCGCCTCCGCGGTCGCCGACTCCCAGCAGACGCTTCTGTGCACCTATCTGTCCGCCGTGCTGCTGCTCGGCCTGATCCTCAACGCCGCCTTCGGCTGGTCCTGGGCCGACCCCGTCGCCGCCCTCGTCATCGCCGCCGTCGCGGTCAGGGAAGGCCGCGACGCCTGGCGGGGCAAGGGCTGCTGCGCGGCCCCCGCCGGGGCTACCGCGCCGGCGGCCGGTGCCGAGTCCGACGCGTGTGACGGCCGCCCCGGACGCGGCTGCTGCTGACCACCCCGGCGGACCCCCACCACCACCGATAGCCAGTCCGCCGAAGGCCGCACCGGTGGCGCCGCCGTGGTGACGGCCGGGTCAGGCTGCGGTGGTCAGTTCGGCGCGGCCGAAGAGGAGGGCGTAGCCGCGCGGCAGGCGGGCGAGGACGCGGTCCAGCAGGTCGTCCCCGGCGAGGCGGCCGACGGCGGCGAGGACGGTGCCGGCGTCCCAACGCGTCGTCGCCGGGGTGCCACCGGTGCGGGTGGCGAGGTCGTACACGAAGGACGAACCCGTCAGGGGCACGGTGTCGGGTATCTCCCCGCTCAGGACGCGGCCCGCCGCACGGGGCAGGCAGGCGGCCAGGTCGTCCCGGATGTCACCGGAGAGCTGCCGGCCCAACGCGGACAGCACGGCGCGCAGGACCTCCTCGGCCCGCTCGCGCGTCGGGTACGCCCCCTCGTACCGCACGTGCTCCAGGAGCTGGGCGTAGGTGACGGCCCGTTCCGTACCGGACGGCTGCCGCTGGGTGAGCATCGGTGACTCGTTCCTCTCTGGTCGTTCTGGTCGATGGGTCGTCTCGGGCCCGGACGCCGGCCCGTCCGGAGGACGGGCCGGTACGGCTAGGGCGTGTTTCGAAAGTAGCGTCGTCCGCCCGAAGGGCGGGGCTGGGGGCGTCTGGTGCGTGCGATCGCAAGGCGGAGGGAGGAAAGCGCAGCGGGCTGCGCTGACGACCGACAACGCCGCGAGCGTGCGTGCCAGACGCCCCCAGCCAGACGGGACTTTCGAAACACGCCCTAGCGCTGTGGGCGTCCGAGGAGGACGTCGTAGCCGGGCGGGAGCTGCAGCAGGATGCGGCGGGTCAGCTCCTCCCCCGCCGCGTCGGCGGCCACGCTGAGGACGGCGCCGACGTCCCAGGCCGCCGTCTTCTCGGTGGCTCCCTCGATCCACGCCGCCGTGGCGCGGACGAACCGCTCCGCCGACAGCGGCTCCGACGCCTGGAGCGGATTGAGCAGAATGATCGAGAAGGTCTCCGGGAGCCGGGCGGCCAACTCGGACCGGACCTCGCCGACCAGGTGCGCCCCGAGCAGGGCCAGGACGGTGCGGGACGCCCGGTCGGCCTCCTCACGTGTGCCGTACTCACCGCGTTCCCGCACCTGGTCGAGGAACGCCTCCACTCGCATCACCACCACGCCACCTCCTCGGGGCGGCGGCGGGAGGGTCGGGACCCGTCAAGCACCGTCGGGGAGGGACCCCGCGCTCCCGCCACCGGTCGACGTCGCCGGCTCAGCCGCTGATCTGCTTGCGCCCGGATCCCTCACCGATGGTGATCTTGCGGGGCTTGGCCCGCTCGGCGATCGGGATGCGTACGGTCAGCACGCCGGCGTCGTAGTCCGCCT contains the following coding sequences:
- a CDS encoding ArsR/SmtB family transcription factor, yielding MLTVASDIEVLARFGRALADPIRCRILLALREAPAYPADLADALDVSRSRLSNHLACLRDCGLVVTVPDGRRTRYELADVRLGHALDDLRAAVVAVETDRTCTDAEAKGCC
- a CDS encoding cation transporter — its product is MIAETAISLGPSPSRREALTRRIRLLVAATLTYNVVEAVVAITAGTIASSTALIGFGLDSIIEVSSAAAVAWQFSARDHAVREAREQRALRIIAVSFFALAAYVTVAAVRALAGTEEAERSVLGIVIAALSLAIMPFLSAAQRRAGRELGSASAVADSQQTLLCTYLSAVLLLGLILNAAFGWSWADPVAALVIAAVAVREGRDAWRGKGCCAAPAGATAPAAGAESDACDGRPGRGCC
- a CDS encoding DUF2267 domain-containing protein, whose translation is MLTQRQPSGTERAVTYAQLLEHVRYEGAYPTRERAEEVLRAVLSALGRQLSGDIRDDLAACLPRAAGRVLSGEIPDTVPLTGSSFVYDLATRTGGTPATTRWDAGTVLAAVGRLAGDDLLDRVLARLPRGYALLFGRAELTTAA
- a CDS encoding DUF2267 domain-containing protein, with amino-acid sequence MRVEAFLDQVRERGEYGTREEADRASRTVLALLGAHLVGEVRSELAARLPETFSIILLNPLQASEPLSAERFVRATAAWIEGATEKTAAWDVGAVLSVAADAAGEELTRRILLQLPPGYDVLLGRPQR